In the genome of Phlebotomus papatasi isolate M1 chromosome 2, Ppap_2.1, whole genome shotgun sequence, one region contains:
- the LOC129801261 gene encoding coiled-coil domain-containing protein 130 homolog — protein sequence MGERKGQNKYYPPDYDPRAGGLNKFLGTHALRERARKLDQGILIIRFEMPYNIWCDGCKNHIGMGVRYNAEKKKVGMYYTTPVYQFRMKCHLCDNHFEIKTDPGNLDYVIISGARRQENRWDPTQNGQVVPDDKEMQKRLFDDAMFKLEHTAKDLAASEAAKPVLGRLFERNEDVWRDPYEANSRLRAEFRAKKKDLKATEEIDKTLLAKSSLEIDLVPETEDDKHMASLMSLQTVKSSEEEAAERRQNAINRPSLPGSNIISFGGIRAEKLLSKKLNVSDLGIRKRPSATETSPEESKKPKEDSKSLSLVGDYSSSDTD from the coding sequence ATGGGTGAACGCAAGGGTCAGAACAAATACTATCCCCCGGACTACGATCCACGTGCCGGGGGACTCAATAAATTCCTGGGCACTCATGCTCTCCGCGAAAGAGCCCGGAAACTGGATCAGGGAATCCTGATAATTCGCTTTGAGATGCCCTATAACATCTGGTGCGATGGATGCAAGAACCACATAGGTATGGGAGTGAGATACAATGCTGAGAAGAAGAAGGTGGGAATGTACTACACAACCCCTGTGTATCAGTTCCGGATGAAATGTCACCTGTGTGATAATCATTTTGAGATTAAAACGGATCCCGGGAACCTGGATTATGTAATAATATCAGGGGCACGGCGGCAAGAGAACCGATGGGATCCCACACAAAATGGTCAGGTGGTTCCGGATGACAAGGAGATGCAGAAGAGACTATTTGACGATGCTATGTTCAAGCTGGAGCATACGGCAAAGGATTTGGCAGCTTCTGAGGCAGCTAAGCCCGTCCTCGGACGTCTCTTTGAGCGCAATGAGGATGTCTGGAGGGATCCGTATGAGGCAAACTCAAGATTGAGAGCAGAATTTAGAGCCAAAAAGAAAGATCTCAAAGCCACTGAAGAGATAGACAAGACCCTTCTGGCTAAATCCAGTCTGGAGATTGATTTGGTGCCTGAGACTGAAGATGACAAGCACATGGCTTCTCTTATGAGCCTGCAGACTGTGAAGTCTTCCGAAGAGGAAGCTGCTGAGAGGCGTCAAAATGCTATAAATCGCCCATCTCTACCAGGAAGCAATATAATCTCCTTTGGAGGAATCCGGGCAGAAAAGTTACTCAGCAAAAAGCTAAATGTATCAGATCTGGGCATTAGGAAGAGACCATCGGCTACTGAGACATCTCCAGAGGAGTCGAAAAAGCCCAAGGAAGACTCTAAGAGCCTGTCTCTCGTTGGGGATTATTCAAGCAGCGATACGGATTAA